One region of Streptomyces sp. NBC_00442 genomic DNA includes:
- a CDS encoding alpha/beta hydrolase — translation MRAGPERVRAFLALNMTHPWTRHRDVLANLWRMWFTAFVEYPVVGRLVLRHWPAFTRHLLRRGAGGPAPWSEAELTEFAEATRVSAHAGQSLFWQYVVRDIPAGFRGTHRRTRLTVPTRVLGGELDPVIPPALLRGEPYADDLTVRIVPGAGHHLPEERPERVADELRSLVSGTRRPPGGAEGTTPDTPPRP, via the coding sequence GTGCGAGCGGGCCCGGAACGCGTCCGCGCCTTCCTCGCCCTCAACATGACGCACCCCTGGACCCGGCACCGCGATGTGCTGGCGAACCTGTGGCGGATGTGGTTCACCGCGTTCGTCGAGTACCCGGTCGTCGGCCGCCTCGTGCTGCGCCACTGGCCCGCATTCACCCGCCACTTGCTGCGGCGCGGGGCGGGCGGCCCCGCACCGTGGAGCGAGGCGGAGCTGACGGAGTTCGCCGAGGCCACTCGGGTGTCGGCGCATGCCGGGCAGTCGTTGTTCTGGCAGTACGTGGTACGGGACATCCCGGCCGGTTTCCGCGGCACCCACCGCAGAACCCGACTCACCGTGCCGACCCGCGTCCTGGGCGGCGAGCTCGACCCGGTGATCCCGCCGGCACTGCTCCGCGGCGAACCGTACGCCGACGACCTGACGGTACGGATCGTGCCGGGTGCGGGCCATCATCTCCCGGAGGAACGGCCTGAGCGGGTGGCCGATGAGCTGCGCAGCCTGGTCTCGGGGACCCGGCGGCCGCCCGGCGGAGCGGAGGGCACCACCCCCGATACTCCCCCGAGGCCGTAA
- a CDS encoding alpha/beta fold hydrolase has translation MTISERPMPHLEGATHRQVRVRGVRLHLAEFGSGDPVVLLHGFPQHWYAWRHVVPLLADGHRLICVDLRGFGWSEQSRTGYDTESLAADVLALLDELGLEQAVIVAHSWGAGVGFRVCERARNASAPSSPST, from the coding sequence ATGACCATCAGCGAACGTCCGATGCCGCACCTCGAAGGCGCCACGCACCGGCAAGTGAGGGTGCGCGGTGTCCGGCTGCACCTGGCCGAGTTCGGCAGCGGCGATCCCGTGGTGCTGCTGCACGGCTTTCCGCAGCACTGGTACGCCTGGCGCCACGTCGTGCCGCTGCTCGCCGACGGGCACCGGCTGATCTGTGTCGATCTGCGCGGCTTCGGCTGGTCGGAGCAGAGCCGCACGGGGTACGACACCGAGTCGCTCGCCGCCGACGTCCTCGCGCTGCTCGATGAACTCGGCCTGGAGCAGGCGGTGATCGTCGCGCACAGCTGGGGCGCCGGCGTCGGCTTCCGGGTGTGCGAGCGGGCCCGGAACGCGTCCGCGCCTTCCTCGCCCTCAACATGA
- a CDS encoding nitroreductase family protein, which produces MPTPTEQHWTPVHGEPYRPVPYRPARMASTETLARAAELRVRMDERRTVRSFSPDPVPEQAVRDAVACAATAPSGAHQQPWTFVLVKDPDVRRRIREAAEEEEKISYDGRLGEEWLAALRPIGTDAVKTHLTDAPALLVVFQQRYWLAEDGTKHKHYYVDESVGIAVGMLLSALHQSGLAALVHTPSPMRFLSEVLGRPANEKAFAVIPVGYPADDCEVPDLVRKSLDQVLIEV; this is translated from the coding sequence ATGCCCACACCTACCGAGCAGCACTGGACCCCGGTCCACGGCGAGCCCTACCGGCCCGTCCCCTACCGCCCGGCCCGCATGGCGAGCACCGAGACCCTGGCGCGGGCCGCCGAGTTGCGCGTCCGCATGGACGAGCGCCGTACCGTCCGCAGCTTCTCACCCGACCCGGTGCCCGAGCAGGCGGTCCGGGACGCCGTCGCCTGCGCCGCGACCGCGCCGTCCGGAGCACATCAGCAGCCGTGGACGTTCGTCCTGGTCAAGGACCCGGACGTGCGCCGCAGGATCCGCGAGGCGGCCGAGGAGGAGGAGAAGATCTCCTACGACGGACGGCTCGGTGAGGAGTGGCTCGCGGCGCTGCGGCCGATCGGCACGGACGCGGTGAAGACCCACCTCACCGACGCCCCGGCCCTGCTCGTCGTCTTCCAGCAGCGCTACTGGCTGGCCGAGGACGGCACCAAGCACAAGCACTACTACGTCGACGAGTCGGTCGGCATCGCGGTCGGCATGCTGCTCTCGGCGCTGCACCAGTCCGGTCTCGCCGCGCTCGTGCACACGCCGAGCCCGATGCGGTTCCTGTCCGAGGTGCTCGGGCGCCCCGCGAACGAGAAGGCGTTCGCCGTCATCCCGGTCGGATACCCGGCCGACGACTGCGAAGTGCCCGACCTGGTACGCAAATCACTGGACCAGGTACTGATCGAAGTCTGA